The Brachionichthys hirsutus isolate HB-005 chromosome 1, CSIRO-AGI_Bhir_v1, whole genome shotgun sequence genome has a window encoding:
- the LOC137902546 gene encoding AP-2 complex subunit alpha-2-like, with protein MPAVPKGDGMRGLAVFISDIRNCKSKEAEIKRINKELANIRSKFKGDKALDGYSKKKYVCKLLFIFLLGHDIDFGHMEAVNLLSSNKYTEKQIGYLFISVLVNSNSDLIRLINNGIKNDLAGRNPTFMNLALHCIANVGSREMAEAFASEIPRILVAGDAVDSVKQSAALCLLRLNRAAPDLVPMGDWTARVVHLLNDQHLGVVTAAASLITTLAQKSPDDLRTSVSLAAARLSRVVASASVDLQDYTYYSVAAPWLSVKLLRLLQCYPPPEDAALRSRLTECLETILNKAQESPKSKKVQHSNAKNAVLFEAIALIIHHDSEPTLLVRACNQLGQFLQHRETNLRYLALESMCTLASSEFSHETVKTHMETVINALKTERDVSVRQRAVDLLYAMCDRSNAKQIVAEMLSYLETADHSIREEMVLKAAIVAERYAVDYSWFVDTILNLIRIAGDHVSQEVWYRVVQTVVTRDHVQGYAAKTVFEALQAPACHENLVKVGGYILGEFGNLIAGDSRSSPLVQFNLLHSKFHLCSVPTRALLLSAYVKFINLFPEMKSTIQEVLRSDSQLRSADVELQQRAVEYLRLSCTASTDILATVLEEMPPFPERESSILAKLKRKKGPGNLLDMDDSRRDVNGSAEPGEDPETTVSPATEPGEDTETTGSTHPVTDLPNVDSAPSAGASLLVDVFSDSPASPASIDVSEEHFPRFICKNNGVIYENQLLQIGLKSEYRQNLGRIYIFYGNKTSTQFLGFSTSVTSDELLRTHIRSSLTVHAKPVEPVVEGGAQVQQILNMECVSDFTDAPVLNIQFRYGGALQSLAVKLPVMLNKFFQPTEMPAQDFFQRWKQLGAPQQEVQKIFKANHPMDTDVTKAKILGFGVALLDGVDPNPANFVGSGVIHTKTTQVGCLLRLEPNTQAQMYRLTLRASRDSVSQRLCDLLTEQF; from the exons ATGCCCGCCGTGCCCAAAGGCGACGGGATGCGCGGCCTCGCCGTGTTCATCTCCGACATCAGGAACT GTAAAAGTAAAGAGGCAGAAATCAAGAGGATAAACAAAGAACTGGCCAACATCCGGTCCAAGTTTAAGG GAGACAAGGCTCTTGATGgctacagtaaaaaaaagtacGTCTGCAAACTGCTGTTTATCTTTCTTCTGGGCCACGATATCGACTTTGGACACATGGAGGCCGTCAACCTCCTCAGCTCCAACAAgtacacagaaaaacaaatt ggatatttatttatctcgGTGCTAGTCAACTCTAACAGTGACCTGATCCGTCTAATCAACAATGGCATTAAGAATGACCTTGCCGGCCGCAACCCGACCTTCATGAACCTGGCCCTGCACTGCATCGCTAACGTGGGCAGCAGGGAAATGGCTGAGGCATTCGCTTCTGAAATCCCAAGAATCCTCGTGGCTGG AGACGCCGTGGACAGCGTGAAGCAGAGTGCCGCCCTGTGCCTGCTCCGACTCAACCGGGCGGCCCCTGATCTGGTGCCGATGGGCGACTGGACGGCACGCGTGGTCCACCTGCTGAACGACCAGCACCTG GGCGTGGTGACGGCAGCCGCCAGCCTCATCACCACTCTGGCTCAGAAGAGTCCCGATGACCTTCGGACCTCCGTCTCGCTGGCTGCAGCCCGGCTCAGCAGG GTCGTGGCGTCCGCCTCCGTCGACCTGCAGGACTACACGTATTACTCTGTGGCTGCCCCGTGGCTGTCGGTCAAACTGCTGCGCCTGCTGCAGTGCTACCCTCCTCCCG AGGACGCGGCGTTGCGGAGCCGCCTGACTGAGTGCCTGGAGACCATCCTCAATAAAGCCCAGGAGTCCCCAAAGTCCAAGAAGGTCCAGCACTCGAATGCAAAGAACGCCGTTCTGTTTGAAGCCATCGCCCTCATCATTCACCACGacag CGAGCCCACCCTGCTGGTCCGAGCCTGCAACCAGTTGGGCCAGTTCCTGCAGCACCGGGAGACCAACCTCCGGTACCTGGCCTTGGAGAGCATGTGCACGCTAGCCAGCTCTGAGTTCTCCCACGAGACGGTGAAGACGCACATGGAGACGGTGATCAACGCCCTgaag ACGGAGCGAGATGTGAGCGTTCGCCAGCGGGCTGTGGATCTGCTCTACGCCATGTGCGACCGCAGCAACGCCAAGCAGATCGTGGCAGAGATGCTGAGCTACCTGGAGACGGCCGACCACTCCATCAGAGAGGAGATG GTCCTCAAGGCGGCCATCGTGGCAGAACGGTACGCCGTGGACTACAGCTGGTTTGTGGACACCATCCTAAACCTGATCCGCATCGCTGGAGACCACGTCAGTCAGGAGGTCTGGTACCGGGTTGTCCAGACAGTCGTCACCAGAGACCACGTCCAGGGCTACGCCGCCAAGACCGTCTTTGAG GCTCTACAGGCTCCTGCTTGCCACGAGAACCTGGTGAAGGTGGGGGGCTACATCCTGGGAGAGTTCGGTAACCTCATTGCCGGCGACTCGCGCTCCAG CCCTCTGGTCCAGTTCAACCTTCTGCACTCCAAGTTCCACCTGTGCTCGGTGCCGACGCGTGCGCTGCTGCTGTCGGCCTACGTCAAGTTCATTAACTTGTTCCCGGAGATGAAGAGCACAATCCAGGAGGTCCTGCGCTCCGACAGCCAGCTCCGCAGCGCCGACGTGGAGCTTCAGCAGCGGGCCGTCGAGTACCTGAGGCTCAGCTGCACCGCCAGCACCGACATACTG GCCACCGTCTTAGAAGAGATGCCTCCATTCCCAGAGAGAGAGTCTTCGATCCTCGCCAAACTAAAGAGGAAGAAGGGTCCAGGCAACCTGCTGGACATGGACGATTCCCGGCGGGACGTCAACGGCAGCGCAGAACCCGGCGAGGACCCGGAGACAACAGTAAGTCCAGCTACAGAACCCGGCGAGGACACGGAGACAACA GGCTCCACCCACCCCGTCACAGACCTGCCAAACGTCGACTCCGCCCCTTCTGCAGGAGCGAGTCTGCTTGTTGACGTCTTTTCCGACAGCCCCGCCTCCCCTGCATCCATCGACGTGTCGGAGGAACATTTCCCCAG GTTTATTTGCAAGAACAATGGAGTCATCTATGAgaaccagctgctgcagattgGGCTGAAGTCTGAGTACCGGCAGAACCTGG GTCGCATTTATATCTTCTACGGCAACAAGACGTCGACGCAGTTCCTCGGCTTCTCCACGTCGGTGACGAGCGACGAGCTGCTCAGGACTCATATCCGCTCCAGC CTGACTGTCCATGCTAAGCCAGTAGAGCCCGTAGTAGAGGGCGGGGCTCAGGTGCAACAGATCCTCAACATGGAGTGCGTGTCAGATTTCACAGATGCGCCGGTACTCAACATCCAGTTCAG ATATGGTGGAGCGCTTCAGAGCCTCGCGGTGAAACTTCCTGTGATGCTGAACAAGTTCTTTCAGCCCACGGAGATGCCAGCCCAGGATTTCTTCCAACGGTGGAAACAGCTCGGAGC TCCTCAGCAAGAGGTTCAGAAAATCTTCAAGGCCAACCACCCGATGGACACAGATGTTACCAAGGCCAAG ATCTTGGGTTTTGGTGTCGCTCTGCTGGACGGGGTGGATCCCAATCCTGCAAACTTTGTGGGGTCTGGCGTCATTCACACTAAAACCACTCAGGTGGGCTGCCTCCTCCGACTGGAGCCCAACACACAAGCCCag ATGTACCGTCTGACGCTCCGGGCCAGCAGGGACTCGGTGTCTCAGCGACTGTGTGATCTCCTGACGGAACAGTTTTAG